From the genome of Solanum pennellii chromosome 6, SPENNV200:
aaaaatgaaagacTTTTAAATAATTTGCCTAtagaaattcattaaaaaaagtgtcatatcaattaaaacaaaaaaacaactATTGTCTCGTTCATTTGAGTCTCCTcatgataaaataaaacttgATCTATAGTGCTcctaatcaattaatcaatatttaaaGGAGACTGTTATAGATAGATATTTTTTACTGCTAACACCCTAGCTTAATTACATACGAATAAAAATACATGAGTAATGTTGGGTGTATAAGTTAGCATATTTTACACTTGAGAAATGTGATAGAAAATTGGGTGTACCTAGCACAAAACAGTTAATGTCACTAGTGGGTTAGATCATTATagatggtatcagagccatttATGTGTAAGCTTGGTCGATGTGGGTAAGAGTTCAATTGAGTTTagataaattttgattaggCAAAATAACCTCGGATTGTTTCTAGGTAATGACAAACTTCATCGAGTACGTTGAGTCAGAGGGGTATATAAGTAATTGCGAAGTCAGAAATTTTATCAAggatgttcaagaataatggtGTGTGTACAAGTGACctattgtaaaaataaaacaaaaaacatgTACTACAAAGAGGTTCAAACCCGAAACTACTTTATTCATATGGACAATCATTATCACTGCGTCAATGACGTAGCTTTGTCAAGAATGTccaactttaaatatatatcctttaaaacaatgaatttaacatatatataaataatgtaattttttgatAATGAGTATCTAGTTAGACACACCTTGAGGTGACTAGCTCCGCCCCTGGGTGTAGGCGACAAACTCATGACATTCTAGATTATGATAAGTAGTTTCACATCGGGAAAACCACAGGAGAAATGTTGAGTATATCAGTAAACAAGTGTTACATTTTAATACCGTATGAAtctaaatccaaaaaaaaataatatcactaGCAGACTGAACCGATAAacttacaaattaaaaatagtgCACCAATATTTTACTctagaattaaaatattttgcaaGGACCACTATAAAATAAGGTATGAATTAAGAATGGTTCACAAGTACATTTTCAATTTTCTACATCATCTTTACTttaagaaaaccaaaaaaaaaaaaatggcatCTCTGATCTCTAGCTGGGCTTCACAAGTGAACACTGTGCCTGAAAGGTATGTGGTGCCTACTGAGAAAAGATTGAATGTAAATGTCCCAATTGGTAAAGACATTCCTGTTATTGATTTGTCACATCCTAATTCTTCCCTCATAGTTGAACAAATCATCAAAGCTTCTCAAGACTATGGAGTTTTTCAGGTAATATAATTATAGAGTTTTAAGTTTTATGTACTGATAGTGAAAAATATTCATACAAGTAGGTCATTTAAAATGTAATTGCATGttacttattatatatatgttggtgGAGGTAGTGACTTCCATGTAATTAGTCGAGAAGTGTATATAAACTGACTCAAACATCACGATGCAATTGCAAGTAGCTTTATTTAAACATTCATTGGTAATTATGTTGTTATAGAGAATGTAGTATGACATGAAAGATTGGGTCCACCGAAAAAAAACTGATTGTTATACTGAAATATTGTTAAAGAGAGGTTGTTTGATTGTTAGGCAAGTAACTTGTTATAACAGgttaaatttaattgataataGTGTGTACTAGTTACATGCACTGTCAACgtatataaattaaatcgaTAATTATATTGTTGTTTATGATGTCATTATTAGGTGATTAACCATGGAGTGTCACAAGAGTTGATTGGTGATGTCCTTAAAGTTTGTGATGAATTTTTCAAGTTGCCAATTGAGGACTTGGAAAAGTATACTGAAGAAGAAGAGTTGAGTGAATTTGAGCCAAATCTTGACCAGAAACCAAAGCTTTATATTGAAAAGGAATATAAGCCTAAGAAGAATGGTAAAAATGATAAAGAAGTCATTTTTTGGAAAGACACTTTTGCTCATTGTACTCATCCTACCAAAGAAGATAGAATTAATTCTTGGCCTGAAAAGCCAGCAAAATATAGGTaagtattaaatataatatctcTCTATTTCATTTCGTTTTCGTATAATTTGACCTGCACgtgaaaattctttttaattttgggtGACGGTGAGATTCAATCTCAGAACGTCTGTCTGCTTTGATATCATGTAATAATGATACCTGAGTCTAACTCAAtctcaaaagctagctcatgaaAGAGATCAAATTATCATCTCTCTACCGATGTGAAACTTTTTAACAATATCAACTAgacattaataatttttttaaaaaaattttcattctatatttatttgatGTCTGATTCGCGACGAAATATCTCAGttattactatattttatttactaGGGAAGTGATTGGAAAATATAGTGAGGGAGTGAGGAAGGCAAATTTGAGAATTTTGGAGCTAATGAGTGAAGGATTGGGACTTGAAAAGGATTACTTTGCAAATGAGCTGAGCCATATTCAGTATATGGCTATAAACCTTTACCCAAAATGCCCCGACCCGACTGTAACAGCTGGAGCCGTGGAACATAACGACGGCGGAGTCATCAACTTGCTTTTACAAGAATTGGGCGGCTTACATGTGCGCCGTCAGAAAGATGGACAGTGGCTTGCTGTTGAGCCCATTCCTGGTGCATTGGTTTGCATCAATGGCATGATTTTGAAGGTATTTCGTACGTTTTCGACGtgacacaaaattttaaaaaaaataaatttttaaagtttatgatctaaaatatatcatatatttttgtattattatgaatagaatatttatttttattaaatttaaaaatatatcattttttaaatctgtattaaaaaaaaacgaGTCATATAATTAAATTGATGCAGGTGAGTAAAACACAAGTATTTTTGTTGGAATGTAAAGCTATGATACGGTTACGCCTTCCTAGaaaagcaattgttaaaaaaattaaaactaatttaatatcCAATAATAGATATTAGTAGCGGAactagaatttttattaagaagGTTAAAAATATGAAGTAGTAAAGGGGATTTTACATCTGTTATTTACACATAAAATACTCCTTCTGTCTTATTTTATGTAAGATAGTTCGACTCAGaacacggagtttaagaaagaaaggaagactTGTAAAACTTATGGTCTAAAATAGATGATAGAAATTTGTATTgctataaatcatttcattcattagggtaaaataaacattttaaagttaaattgatacttaatatagaaatgtgtcattcttttttgaattaattaaaaataaaataagtcatataaattgtgacagaaaaattaattttaactatatataaataatataactttttgTTGAAGGTAATTCAAATGAACCTAATTACCAGCTTTCTTCTAGATATAagtgtttgcaacaaattttaaacatatggaaaataaataaatcatacaaaaaaatatgaagaaacataattttattgattaagatagcggtgttgatcccttgattctactctctaaaatttatccatgattcgagggccgttagtggcgtatttctcaaactaggatgatttagatttgacctctctatatgaataatccatcaatttgtagATTATTCGatatcttgatctctttatggaatttccgagatgccttttaagggaatttagtaccctttatataggcataaactagggtttagggttgagtaaCATCCAAAAATCCTAATTTgaattgaacacaatttgtagagtcctAACTCGCATTGAACAAGTCTTCTAaagtttcacaaaatttcaatgtctacaataAGCTATATGGATCCTTTTGAATCTTTTAATATGGACTAAGTTATCTATATTTGATTCCAAGAAAAATGATAGTTATTTTGAAACAACTTCTTTTCATGTGATTTTTTGTATGATCGATCATTTAGTCTTCTTTTTAACACTTTCACTCTTCATAATTTCAACGGGTGCGTTTATAGGTCAACGCAAAATATGACTAAATTGtcaatttttatctttttttttaactcagGTGATTAGCAATGGGAAGTTAGAAAGTGGAATACATAGAGTGGCTACAAATTCAGTGAGAGATAGAATATCTCTTGGATGTTTAACTAGTCCTTCTTGTGATGGAAAATGCATAATTGAGCCTGCTAAACCACTTTTAAGTGAAATTAATCCTCCTAAATACAAGTCATTTTCCTACACTGAGTATTTGAAGATTTTCTTCAGTGACACCTCTGAATTTGAAGCTGCACTCAATCCAtacaaaatttaattgattaatttatcaCTATGGGATAAATTGATGCGTTTCTTGATTTTGGAGGTACCAAAAATAATCATTTGATGAATaaattttgtgtgtgtgtgtttattaatgttatgttttggattttcaataatttcatGCTACTATGTATTGTACTACTTCCTTTGTAATAGTGATTTGAGTTTgtgatataaataaaacaatttcaataaataaaggTGTGTGTTGAAGAATTAAAGTGTCtgatcattttatttaaaaggtTAAGCTGTTGgagttatttattaaattcttttttatggGCTAAACACGTGAACATACTTTTTTATTTGGTTGACGGTGAGATTCAATATGATCTTAACTCCTCTGTCTTACCATCTCACctaaaaatttaagttgttaGAAAGagcatatttttattatttaattatattctcaacaatattattatttccaTGTTTATCAAGGCAACAACATCAATAAATCTAGTGTAATTCCATAAATAAAACCGGAGCGGATTAAGATATATACACAACCCCTTACTTCTATCTTTATAGAGATTTTTTTCGATTGACTCTCGataattcttcttctttagtcaaatttaaaacatgtaaTATTATCAAGCTTACACTGACAGAATTAACATATGGAGATCCGAAAACAAGATGAGAAATTAGTTACAGTTGGTTTGTAAGAATTTGGAGtttaaagggtataaaatattaataaaaaatttagaacggtatataaaattttatattaatcaaaatgataaaatcGCTGGAAGAACGGCGATTTCCTTCAccggaaaaagtaaaattgcaaaaaatgtgatttttttttttaaaaaaattcaaatcgctACCTAAAcagcgattttcaattttctttaaatttttttttcttttttctaaaaatggAGGCAGCGGTTTcctaaaaattttttttttaggaagaacaaattttattgattttcaaatatttttttgaaattcaaatgtatagcttataagaaaatatgcattgttttaaaaaaattaagaataagtaaggtaataaaaataatttctttctaaaaaaagatattatattgaatttaaatttaaataatgtgatttgaattttttttttaaaaaaatcacattttgcaaaatcgctgcagtagcaACGATTTTGCTTTTCCCGGTGGAGGAAATCACTGTTGTttcagcgattttaccgttttggttaatataaattttttataccgttttgaaatttttgttaatattttatacggGTAGGCTCCAAACTCTGGTTTGTAAACAAATTAAAAGTCAACGGAATTGCGTTATATTGACGTGACTTGTAGCCATGTTCAATTAATTATAACAAAGcaataaattatacaattaattaattataattttattacatTAAAAAGAAGGTCAACGGCCAAACATACAATGAACTTCTATAAAACCAAGaaaattaagtttgaaaagATGTATCTACTTCAATATATAAGCATAAAATGGATTCAATAAAGAGGTAATTTACACAATTCTAATGCTTATAAATTCTATTGTTAATCGATTGTTATACTAATTTATTTCTAATCGATCTTATTATTTTGATCGATCgttatattttttatccttcttataatgtttttcctttttttttggtcCACAGCAATGAGGATGTTTCAAATGTTGATGTGATTAGTGCAAAGGATCTGCTCTCTTCGGGTCACACTTATTTAGATGTGAGGTgagtaattaaaaaaacttttttgtaaaaaaaaaatctagtaaaagtaaaataattagtattatttttgaaaattttgaataattcaatttcattatttttgggGTTTAATTTACAGGACAGTTGAAGAGTATAATAGAGGACATATTGATAAAGCCATAAATATTCCATACATGTTTCTCAATGAACaaggttttttttattttttaaatttcattatttttttgtttttttttttcttataaactaTTTTCTATTGTGAGccaagttttttttgtttttaaattttttttttttttttttttttttgctaggAAGGGTGAAAAATCCAGATTTTCTTGAGCAAGTCTCTGCAGTGTGCCAAAAGGAGGATCATCTGATTGTGGTAAATTAACTcataaacattttaactttctttttaataattttactaattatatatatttataacgATAAAAGTTACTCTCTTCgtccggtattatttgtcatgatttttattttgagtcaaactataaaaactttgactaacattttaagatgtattttttcatcataataatatgcaaaattttgcaatttatagtacttttcatatagttttacaatatttatttttttgtttaaaatatcaaattaatatgatctaattGAACCTTGAAAAtcagtcaaattgacttttaaaaaaaacaacatgacaaataataccaaacagaaaaagtatttatatcatggtttaaattaaattaacatgtTAGAGTAGGTTATTTGTCATTTATCTTTTAAGGCTTATTAAACAGAGTTACATgtctatatataatattatcttttaaataacttaattttgaacGACTCTCAGAGTAGATgttaaattcatgaatatataacattagaaatgaaatgaattctatattaaatagACGTAATAATTGAaattaaacttgtaaaatttaaattttaattacgtCTCTCTAGTCGGTGAGTAAATTAACAAGATATTGAGATCTGTTTTGAAGGGATGTAACAGTGGAGGGAGAGGACTTCGAGCATGTGTCGATCTCCTTAATGCGGTTAGTGAGCCTTTCAAATTcccatttatatatttattaaaaaaaacgaCAGTTCAatgcataaaatatattatattagcAGGGTTCAGAAAAAAGCGATTTCAAAGAATGTAATGTAGAAAGTCTATTCTAATGCAAATATTAGTGGCGGAAAGTTAACTTTATTTCAGTTTGAATTAAGTCTAcatgaataaaattttattttttcgaaaaaataCTAATGTTGTGCTATACACGGGGGAATCGGTTGAACTCAGTAACTTTTACTTAG
Proteins encoded in this window:
- the LOC107022572 gene encoding hyoscyamine 6-dioxygenase-like; this translates as MASLISSWASQVNTVPERYVVPTEKRLNVNVPIGKDIPVIDLSHPNSSLIVEQIIKASQDYGVFQVINHGVSQELIGDVLKVCDEFFKLPIEDLEKYTEEEELSEFEPNLDQKPKLYIEKEYKPKKNGKNDKEVIFWKDTFAHCTHPTKEDRINSWPEKPAKYREVIGKYSEGVRKANLRILELMSEGLGLEKDYFANELSHIQYMAINLYPKCPDPTVTAGAVEHNDGGVINLLLQELGGLHVRRQKDGQWLAVEPIPGALVCINGMILKVISNGKLESGIHRVATNSVRDRISLGCLTSPSCDGKCIIEPAKPLLSEINPPKYKSFSYTEYLKIFFSDTSEFEAALNPYKI
- the LOC107022713 gene encoding protein HIGH ARSENIC CONTENT 1, mitochondrial — protein: MDSIKSNEDVSNVDVISAKDLLSSGHTYLDVRTVEEYNRGHIDKAINIPYMFLNEQGRVKNPDFLEQVSAVCQKEDHLIVGCNSGGRGLRACVDLLNAGYKDVRNLEGGYSAWVDNEFKGDESAQQFKTACKFRP